One part of the Denticeps clupeoides chromosome 8, fDenClu1.1, whole genome shotgun sequence genome encodes these proteins:
- the npas4l gene encoding neuronal PAS domain-containing protein 4-like produces MTVSCESCQGPEDARRGSFSGCPRPADGIGAKVCRRFRSTKGASKARRDHINGEIRNMRALLPISREDQERLSYLHSMSVICTYIRKSILLPVPPQTGHSTTSLPGEDFLQALPGFIVVMTEEGKLVYLSKNVSDYLGLSVVDVLQGDHFYDMIESSYVDVVRQILHAGSNSLEETSFVCEMHTSKAFRLQHGGVCSMLVRGHFQAGPACPLFVALCTPTVNRLRDEERPCFLPNFQTLHQPDMTFTHVSDSVLLYLGRSAEELTGRSWYHLLHPGDLAPAAHGHRTLMEANEDTHVEMVLRVQRKDFSWTWLYTSAARNSQNDIDCTNFIISETEALFLRQKNNRVPPATIHSPQTSQAPLSPDGVTSKHSKRQRDPSCPDEQPRRKTRLSESSVQNPGFGSSSSIDGGQGSHLYCTPPYSPAESPCPILQGEGSSDLLLEVYRSTERLVSPQGASPLYVPSSRRVEPQLPAPFIHNEVLYTHTLEPRTYSVSSSPSPASPCPLDCIFPGCQGDSCLVPEYQPPSEVSECVLHPEDISLMTMPPLPLGIPNSVQTLQVPENSGFPPQADPLTPTPSPTADFHFHYSQTEREQVEISVLAQQISSLASSFHTYYTPSPAAVPTRVQRHDPGLVWPQQPPTSHSHRTELVLDEGVIDSILKDLDTVLSGRAAPSSGWEEEEAVLTQSHAQDPSLGTMADYLRLGRFPSADAGLGTVCRLQSTGLHQLSHEPL; encoded by the exons ATGACGGTGTCCTGCGAGTCGTGCCAAGGTCCGGAGGACGCGAGACGCGGGTCCTTCTCCGGCTGCCCCCGTCCCGCTGACGGCATCGGCGCCAAGGTCTGCAGGCGCTTCAG GTCCACCAAAGGCGCCTCCAAGGCCAGAAGGGACCACATCAATGGCGAGATACGGAACATGCGAGCCCTGCTGCCCATTTCCAGAGAAGACCAGGAGAGGCTCTCCTATCTGCATTCCATGTCCGTTATCTGCACCTACATCAGGAAATCCATCCTTTTGCCAG TTCCTCCTCAGACCGGCCATTCCACCACATCCCTGCCCGGTGAAGATTTTCTGCAAGCTTTGCCTGGTTTCATTGTGGTCATGACCGAGGAGGGCAAGCTGGTCTACCTGTCCAAAAATGTCTCTGACTACTTGGGACTCTCCGTG GTGGATGTTCTTCAAGGAGACCATTTCTACGACATGATAGAGAGCTCATATGTGGACGTTGTGAGGCAAATCTTGCATGCAGGCAGCAATTCATTAGAAG AAACATCCTTCGTGTGTGAGATGCACACCTCCAAAGCCTTCCGACTGCAGCACGGTGGCGTCTGCTCCATGCTGGTGCGTGGACATTTCCAGGCTGGCCCAGCATGCCCTCTGTTTGTGGCGCTGTGCACGCCCACCGTGAACCGTCTCAGGGACGAGGAGCGGCCGTGCTTTTTGCCGAACTTCCAAACACTTCACCAGCCTGACATGACCTTCACCCATGTTTCTGACAG CGTGCTTCTGTACCTCGGCCGCTCTGCTGAGGAGCTCACTGGCCGGTCCTGGTACCACCTCCTTCACCCAGGAGACCTCGCACCTGCTGCACACGGCCACCGGACGTTGA TGGAGGCGAATGAAGACACCCACGTGGAGATGGTGCTGAGAGTTCAGCGTAAAGACTTCTCGTGGACATGGCTTTACACCTCAGCGGCCAGGAACAGCCAGAATGACATCGACTGTACAAACTTCATAATCAG TGAGACAGAAGCCCTCTTCCTgaggcaaaaaaacaacagggtCCCGCCGGCGACCATCCACAGTCCCCAAACCTCCCAGGCACCCCTGAGTCCAGACGGCGTCACCAGTAAACACTCCAAACGGCAGAGAGACCCCAGTTGTCCAGATGAGCAGCCAAGAAGGAAGACCCGGCTATCTGAGTCCAGCGTGCAGAACCCGGGGTTCGGTAGCAGTTCCTCCATCGACGGGGGGCAGGGGTCCCATCTGTACTGCACTCCTCCTTATAGTCCTGCTGAGTCGCCATGCCCCATCCTACAAGGAGAAGGCAGCTCGGACCTCCTGCTGGAGGTCTACAGAAGCACAGAGAGGTTGGTGTCCCCACAGGGAGCTTCGCCCCTGTATGTTCCTTCCAGCAGACGCGTGGAACCTCAGCTTCCTGCCCCTTTCATCCATAATGAGGTCCTCTACACTCACACTCTTGAACCCAGGACCTACTCGGTCTCCTCCAGCCCATCTCCAGCCTCTCCCTGCCCTCTGGACTGCATCTTTCCCGGGTGCCAAGGAGATTCCTGCCTGGTGCCAGAGTACCAGCCCCCGTCAGAGGTCTCAGAGTGTGTCCTCCATCCTGAAGACATCAGTCTGATGACCATGCCCCCCCTTCCCCTGGGGATCCCCAACTCTGTCCAGACCCTGCAGGTTCCTGAGAACTCTGGGTTCCCTCCTCAGGCCGACCCACTCACACCCACCCCATCACCAACGGCTGACTTCCACTTCCACTACAGCCAGACGGAGAGGGAGCAGGTGGAGATCAGCGTCCTGGCCCAACAGATCTCCTCGCTGGCCAGCAGTTTTCACACATATTACACCCCGAGTCCAGCTGCTGTCCCCACCAGGGTCCAACGTCATGATCCTGGACTGGTCTGGCCCCAGCAACCACCCACCTCCCACTCCCACAGGACAGAACTGGTCCTGGATGAGGGTGTGATCGacagcatcctgaaggacctgGACACGGTGCTGTCAGGGAGAGCAGCGCCTTCTTCTGGATGGGAAGAGGAAGAGGCTGTCCTGACGCAGTCCCACGCACAGGACCCGTCCTTAGGTACAATGGCGGACTACCTTCGCCTGGGGCGGTTTCCTTCAGCAGATGCCGGCCTGGGGACTGTGTGCCGGCTGCAGAGCACTGGGTTGCATCAACTCAGCCACGAGCCTCTGTGA